ATAGCACTGAGAACAACGATTACCTTGTTGATCATAGTGCGTCTATCGTCATTATTAATCCTGATGCTCAAGTGGTTGGGCGCTTTGTTCCTGTGAATGAGCCCGGCAAAATAGCTATCAGTGATGGTGAGCAAATTCTAGCGGATATGCCTATCGTGATAGGCAATTATCACAAGTAGTAGCCAAGTGGCTGGATAACTAATCCAGCCAATCTCCTCGTTCAGTCGGTACGAAGAAAGGCTGCGAGTACCAATAGTAACGTTGTCTATTGGCTTTGCTCGGCGCAGTGCAATTCACTCTGGAACGTCCTGTTGGAAATTGTGCCGGCAATTCGATGTTCACAGTATTCTCATTCCAGGTTAGTTCCAGAGTTTGGTTTTGATAAAAACAGGCTACCTGGCTTGGATAAATGTCATCCAGTTCTATTTTCAGAGTCCAGTCGGGGGTTTTGCCTTGAGCTGATAGCTCGGGGGAGTCAACGGAATTTTTGATAATAGGAAGCGCCAGACTGTTTAGTTTTACTTTGAGTGTTTTTAAGTTTCCATATACCCCGGAAGCTGGGTAGCGAGGTAAAGCGGTAAAATCGCTTTGAGAAGAAACTGCACCAGAATGTTGCCCAAAGCCAACCAAATTTAGTTCTTTGACCAATTGTTGAATTTCCTGATTGTATTCTCCATAGGGATAGGCGATGTATCCTGGCGTCGAGCCTATGTAATCTTTGAGAATATCTTCTGCTAACAATATGTTGTTCTTATGGTTTTTCAGCCAGGTTTCACGGGAAACGTTTTCTGGCTGGTACAGCATGTGATCGTGACCAAGGTAGTGATTCGCAATCGATACACCTTCTTGTGACATTTGTTTTAGCTCTTCATGAGTCAGGAGATTTTTGCGTGTGCCAATAAGAATCGGGTTTACGAAGATGGTATAGGGAAAACCGTGGTATTTGAGTTGTGGATGAGCGTTTTCCAATATGTTTTTATAGCCATCATCAAAGGTTATGGCGACGGC
Above is a window of Paraneptunicella aestuarii DNA encoding:
- a CDS encoding polysaccharide deacetylase family protein → MRKQLSLVIKYLSSAILLTTVAFTSYAKSQAVILQYHHVSNDMPPSTSVTPEVFSEHLQYIAENYTVLPLQKVIEALQKDSPLPDNAVAITFDDGYKNILENAHPQLKYHGFPYTIFVNPILIGTRKNLLTHEELKQMSQEGVSIANHYLGHDHMLYQPENVSRETWLKNHKNNILLAEDILKDYIGSTPGYIAYPYGEYNQEIQQLVKELNLVGFGQHSGAVSSQSDFTALPRYPASGVYGNLKTLKVKLNSLALPIIKNSVDSPELSAQGKTPDWTLKIELDDIYPSQVACFYQNQTLELTWNENTVNIELPAQFPTGRSRVNCTAPSKANRQRYYWYSQPFFVPTERGDWLD